The Pseudogulbenkiania sp. MAI-1 sequence CCGTTCTTGATGTGGGCGATCTCGTGCGCCAGCACCGCCTCGACTTCCTCTTCCGTCATCGAGGCGAGCAGCCCGGTCGATACCGCTACCAGCGAGCTCGACTTGCTGGCGCCGGTGGCAAAGGCGTTGGGTTCGCCCTCGTACACCGCCACCTCCGGCATCGGCAGGCCGGCGCGGGTGGCCAGCTTCTGCACCGTGGCCACCAGCCAGCGCTCGGTCGGGTGGGAGGGATTGTCGATGACGCGGGCGCCGGTGCTCCACTTGGCGATGGTCTTGGACATCAGCAACGAAATGAAGGAACCGCCGAAGCCCATCAGCGCAGCGAACGCCAGAAGCATGCCGAGGTTCAGCCCGTTGGCGGTGAGAAAGCGGTTCACGCCCAGAAGATGGGCCGCGATGCTCAGCACCAGCATCACGGCAAGGTTGGTCACGAGGAATAACAGGACACGTTTCATGATGGTTATCCGGGGTTGTTGAATCGTGCTGACAGCATAGGCCCTGACAGGGAAAGATAAAATCGAATAAAATCACATGAACAATTCGATTTATTCGAAACGACATGAGAGAGCTCCTCAACTACAAGCACCTTCATTACTTCTGGGCCGTCGCCCGCGAGGGCGGGGTCAACCGTGCGGCCGAGCGCCTGGGCATGAGCGCGCAGACCGTCAGCGGCCAGATATCGAAACTGGAACGGGCGCTCGGCAAGGCGCTGTTCACGCAGCAGGGGCGCAACCTGGTGCTGACCGAAGCCGGCCGCGTGGCGCTGCAATACGCCGATCAGATCTTCATGCTGGGGGAGACGCTGCAGGAAACCCTGGAGGACGAGACGCTGGGTTCGACGATACGGCTCGCGGCCGGCATCACCGACGTGCTGCCCAAGACCGTGTCCTATCGTTTGCTGGAACCGGTGCTGACGGGTGAACAGCGCGTGCGCCTGATCTGCACCGAGGGCGCCTTCGACGAACTCTTGGCCGAGCTGGCGCTGCACCGCCTCGACGTGGTGCTGGCCGACCGTCCGGTGCCGGCGGGAGGGCAGCAGCCCTTCGTCTCCACGCTATTGGCGCGCTGCCCGGTGATGATCTTCGGCACGGCCGAGCTGTGCGGCCGCTACCGGCACGACTTCCCGCGCAGCCTGGCGCGCGCGCCGATGCTGCTGCCGACGCGGGACAACGTACTGCGCAGCCAGCTCGAGCAATGGTTCGAAGCGGAAAACATCAAGCCCGACATCGTCGGCGAATTCGAGGATGGCGCCCTGCTCAAGACCTTCGGTCGCCAGGGCGTCGGCCTGTTTCCGGCACCCTCGTTTCAGGTGGACGACATCACGCGCCAGTTCGAGGTCGAAGTGGCGGGGGAGGTGAGTGGCGTCTTTGAGCATTACTACGCCATCGCCAACCGCCGCAAGCTGCAGCACAGCGCCGTCGAGGTGCTGATGCGCTCGGGAAGCGAAGCGCGCGAGTCCGACCCGTCCCGAACCGCCTAGCCGCCCAGCCGGCCATCCTGATCGGCCGTGCCACCTCGTTTTTCCCCGGCGGGAGGAACCGGCGCGAAATAGCTGGCCGCCAGCACCAGCAGCGCCACGCCGATCAGCGAGCCGGTCCACAGCAGCGTGCCGGCATTGGCCAGATCGACGAACAGCAGCTTGGCTCCCACCACCGCCAGTAAGGCGAAGCCAAGCTGCCATAGCCAGCGCAGCCCGATGCCGGCGGCGCGGATCATGGCCGCGATGGCGGTCGTCGTCCAGAGCAGGGTCAGCATCGCCTGCAGCAGGGTGGAATGCCAGAGTGCGTCCGGCTCGAACGGCACGCCGCCCCAGTGATGGGCGATGCGCCCGGCCAGGCAACTGATCCAGACAAAGGCCAAGACACCGACCCAGTTGGCGCGCGGCAGCGGCAGTCCGGGCCAAGGCTCCGCCTCGAAACCCCGCAGCCAACGGTAGAGCGTCGCCAGTGTGGCGAGCTGCACCAGGTCGAAGGGGTTGAGCAGCGGCACGTAGGGCAGGCCGGAGCCGCCGCCGTCATGCGCGAAGCCCGTCCACAACAGCCAGAGGACCAGCCAGGCCACCGGCAACAGAGCCCCCGGACCACGATAAACAAAAGGCGCGGCAGCGACCGGCGGCAGACCGCGACGGGCACCGGCCACCGCCAGCCACACACCGCCGAGTGGGCCGACAGCCAAAGCCAATACCGGCCAAAGCGTCACGCCGGGGGCCAGGCGATCACCCAGCCAGGCCAGCTCGACGGATACCAGCAGCATGCCAAGCCAGAAAGCGCCGAGGTGGCGTACCGCCGGCCACAGCGCCATCCCGTCCGTCTGCTGTCTGGCCAGCAGCCAATAATGCCCGGCCAGCGACAAGGGCAGGGCCAGCACCATCAGCCCGGACAGCATGTGCTGGCCGTGCAGCCAGGCCGCACCCGCCGCCAGCCACAGCACCGGCAGCAGCAAGAGCGACAGATGGCGCGCCGCGTTCCACGCCGAGCGTCGTCCGAATATCTCGAGGGCGATCAGTGACAAGGCGATATAGGTCAGCGTCACCGGGATGCTGTGAACTAACGGCAAGTGACGCTCGCTCTCGCTCCAGCCGGCGAGTCCCCACCAGAAAAAGGCCCAGAGCAGCACCGGTGCCGCCACTCGCTCGTCGAAGCGCCGTAGCAGGCGGGCGCTGGCCAAACCGGCGCCGGCCAACATGACCAAGCCGAGGAAGATGTCGTTGATCACCGGCAGGCCCGTCTGCATCTGCGGCAGCCCATACAGGAAGTAAGCCGCGGCGGCCACCTGCAACCCGCTACCACTGACCATCGCCAGCCGACGGCGCTGCACCACGCCGAACCACAACACCGCCACGCCTTCCAGAGACCAGAAGGCGGCGGTCACCTGGACGCCGAAGGCCAGCGGTGCCACCAGGGTGCCGAAGGCGATGCCCAGACCGAGCTGGCAGCGCTCCAGGAGGCGTAGCGCTTCGTCCCGGCGACGGAATAGCAGCGCCCACAGCGCCAGGTAATAGAGCGCCGCCGCCAGCGCCGCCCAGGCCAGCTCGTAACGGTCGGCGGCCAGTTGCGACTGCAGGGCGAAGCCGATCAGCGGCGTGCCGAAAACCAGCGTGCCGTCGCTCCAGCCGGCCCAGCCCGGTGCGCGGAACAGCGCCATCAGCGCCGGCATGGCCGAATAGAGCCCCCAGAAGAAGATCAGGAAGGCCTGGCTGATGCCGTGATAGTCGGCCCGGTAATGCTCAATGGCCCAGGCCATGCCGACGCCTATCGTCATCAGAAAGCCGGTGACGTTGAGCAGCCGCCAGTTTTTGAACCAGGAGACGCCGACGATGAAGGTGTTGAGCAGGGCGAAGTAGGCGAACAGCGGCGTCGGATTATTGCTGCCGGTGGCGGCCAGCACCGGGGCGGCAAAGGCCCCGGCCAGACCGAAGGACGCCAGCACCACGCCATCCTGAGCTACCGCAAACAATACGCAAGCCACACCCAGCAGGGCGAACAGCAGGAAGGCGGACGTGGCCCCGAACATGCCGTAGCGCACGTGCATGAAATAGACGATCAGGTAGAGGATGGCAAAGCCGCCTCCTTGCAAGGCGATGCCGAAGGTGGGTTGCACGCCCTTGTGCACGCGGTTCCAGCCGAAGCCGATCATCGCTCCGCCAGCGAGCGTGCCGAGCAACAGGCGCAGTGGCACCGGCAGCAAGCCGTAATCGGCAGCCAGGCGCAAGGCCGAGGCAACGCCGAAAAACAGCAGCACCACGCCGATCTTGGCCAGCAGGTTGCCGGCGAGCAGGCGCTGCCAGAGGGGGATTACAGGCTCCCTGATCGCCTCGGGTTCTACCGATACGGCAACCGGTGTGGGTGGGGGCGACTTCGGCGCGACCGCCTCGCCGGGCGGCATCGCAGCCTCTTCTTCGATGAACGGAGGCGTGGCTTCGATGGTGGCTTCCACAGCCGGGACAGGCTCAGCGGGTTCTTCGGTCTCAACCGCCTGTCCCTTCAAGGCCGCCAGTTCCCGGCGCAACGCTTCGGTCTCGCGTTGCAATCCGAACACTTGTGCTTCGAGCCACTGCAAACGCCGCTCGACAGCGCTCTGCCTACCTCGCCGAGATAGCACGATGAGGATGGCAAGAAACAACAGAAGTCCAAACCATCCCATAGTCGCCCCCTAGCGGCGTTCGCCGCGCAACTCGCCGACCAGCGTCTGCAGATGGTCCGGTGCGGCATCCTCCGGTGCCACCGGCGGCGCCCCGATCAGGGCGATCCTGGAGAAGAAGCCGCGGCGGAACGGCGTCTTCATCGCCTGGCCGTCGATGCGCGAGAAGAAGCTCCCCCACAAGCCCTGCAGAGCCAGCGGGATCACCGGCACCGGGTTGGCCTCCAGGATGCGGGTAATGCCCGGACGGAAGGGGTAGAGCTCACCGTTATCGGTAATGCGCCCTTCGGGGAAGATGCCGACCAAATCACCGGCTTCCAGCGCCTTGGCTACTTCGGCAAAGGCCCGCTCCATCATCTCCGGGTCTTCCTTGGCCGGGGCGATGGGAATGGCGCCCGAATGGCGGAAGATGTAGTTGAGTATCGGCGTCTTGAAGATGCGGTGGTCCATCACGAAGCGGATCGGCCGCGGCGAAGCCCCCATGATGATGACCGGATCGACGAAGCTGACATGGTTGCAGATCACCAGGGCAGGGCCCTCGACAGGGATGTGCTCCAGCCCCTTCTTCTCGAGCCGGTAGGCGGCATGAATCAGCAGCCAGGCCAGGAAGCGCAGCATGAATTCGGGCACCAGCCCATAGATGTAGATCGCCACTGCCGCATTGCACAGCGCTGCGATGCCGAACAGGGCAGGGATGGACAGCCCGGCGCCGAGCAGGCCAGCCGCCGCCAGCGCTCCCACCACCATGAACAGGGCGTTGGCGATATTGTTGGCGGCGATGATGCGTGCGCGGTGCGCGGGCGAGCTGCGCAACTGCACCAGCGCGTAGAGCGGCACGATGAAGAAGCCGCCGAACATGCCGAGCATGACGAGGTCGAACAGCACCCGCCAGGCCCATGGCTCGCCCAGCAGCGCGCCGAGGCCGAGCGGTGCGCCGGCGGGCAGGGCCGAGGGCGACGCGAAGGCGAGGTCGATGCCGAATAGGGTCAGGCCGATGGAACCGAAGGGCACCAGGCCGATCTCGATGCGCTTGCCGGACATCCGCTCGCACAGCAGGGAGCCGACCCCGATGCCGACGGTGAAGGTGGCGAGCAATAGCGTGACGACCGACTCGTTGCCGCCCAGCACGTTCTTGGCATAGGCCGGAAACTGCGCGAGGAACAGCGCGCCATAGAGCCAGAACCACGAGATGCCGAGAATGGACAGGAACACGGTACGGTTTTGCCGGGCAAAGCCGATGTTGCGCCAGGTTTCGGTGAAGGGATTGGGATTGACCTGCAGGCCGGCATCGGGCGCCGGGGCAGCTGGGATGCGCAGGCTGGTGAGAAAGCCCAGTAAGGCCACCAGCAAGCCGCCCATGGCGATCCATGCCGGATGCTCGACGGCCCCAGCCAGCAGCCCGCCGGCAAGCGTGCCGATCAGGATGGCGACGAAGGTGCCGGCCTCGACCAGGGCGTTACCGCCCACCAGTTCGGTTTCATGCAGATGCTGCGGCAGGATGGCGTACTTGACCGGACCGAACAGCGTCGAATGCAGGCCCAGCAGGAACAGAGCCGACAGCAGCACCGCGAGACTGTGCAGCCAGAAACCGGCGGCGGCCACCACCATAATGACCATCTCCAGCACCTTCACCAGCCGTGCCAGCCTGGCCTTGTCGTACTTGTCGGCCAACTGTCCGGCCGTGGCCGAGAACAGGAAGAAGGGCAGGATGAAGATGCCCGCCGCCAGATTGGCCAGCACCTCGGCCTTGAGCGAGGTCCACTGGCTGGTCTGGAAGGTGAGCAGGACCACCAGGGCGTTCTTGAACAGGTTGTCGTTGAAGGCGCCAAGAAACTGCGTGCCGAAGAAGGGCGCAAAACGACGGCTTTTGAGCAGACCGAACTGTGACGACATCAGGTAGCCTCGCGCAGGTAGGTGAGGACGGCGGACAGGCTTTCCTCGAGAAAAGCCTTGTTGATCCAGCAATACACTTCTTTGCCCTGCTTTTCGGACTGCAGCACGCCCGCTTCGCGCAGGATCTTGAGGTGATGGGATACGGTGGGGCGCGACAGCGTCGATACTTCGGCGATCTGCCCCACGGTCAGGCGATCCCCCGGCTCGAACAAGAGCAGGATGCGTTGCCGATGTTCGTCGCCCAGCGCGACGAACACCTTGGACATGGCGTACCACTCGGGAGGAATGGCCTGGGTATAGTCGTTTTTCATGTCGATATATTTAGACATGTCGACTTAACGTGTCAAGCACCACAAACAAGGGTTTGAATGACTTGCTCGGGCTGCGTGCGCGACGGGTAGTGCGGGCTCTCTCCGCCGCATCCGGCCAGCGGGCTGAAACGAGGGCCGGCTAGTCCCAGGCGACGCCGGCGGCGAACAGATAACCCGCGCCGTAGATGGTTTTGATCAGGGTCGGGCTCGCGGGGGAGTCTTCCAGCTTCTGGCGCAAACGGGAGATGCGCACGTCGATGCTGCGGTCGAGCGGGTCGAGATCGGAGCGTCCCGCGAGCTGTTCGCGGGTCAGTATCCTGTTGGGCCGTTGCAACAAGGCCGCCAGCAGCCGGGCCTCGGAGACGCTGAGTTCGACGGCGTGCCCGGCCGGCGAGGTAAGCCGGTTGCTGTCGGGATCGAAGCGCCAGCCGGCAAAGCGGGCGCAGCGCGCCGCCGTGGCCGGTTCCGGCTCGGTACTGCGGGCGTAGCGGCGCAGGATGACGCGGATGCGGGCGATCAGCTCGCGCGGCTCGAAGGGTTTGACGATGTAGTCGTCGGCGCCGGTCTCCAGGCCCACCACGCGGTCGGCGACGTGGCTGCGGCCGGTGAGGATCAGTACCGGGCAGTCGTGGGTCTTCCAGAGGCGGCCGACCAGTTCCATGCCGTCGATGTCGGGCAGGCCGAGGTCGACCAGGCACAGCCTGGGCCGGGCCGATGCCAGGGCACCAAGCAGTTCCTGGCCGGTACGGAAGCTGCGCACGTCGAAGCCGTATTCCTGCAGGGTACGGCAGATCAGCCGGGAGATTTCCGGTTCGTCCTCGACGACGAAGATCAGGTCGTGGCGGGACTCCGCCACCGCTTCGATGGGCGTATTCGCTGGATTCATCATGGTCCGGGGTTGATCGCCAGGGCGAGTTGTTCTTTGGAAAACGGCTTGTACAAGGGGTCGATACCGAGCTCAGCGGCGAGACC is a genomic window containing:
- the htpX gene encoding protease HtpX, which translates into the protein MKRVLLFLVTNLAVMLVLSIAAHLLGVNRFLTANGLNLGMLLAFAALMGFGGSFISLLMSKTIAKWSTGARVIDNPSHPTERWLVATVQKLATRAGLPMPEVAVYEGEPNAFATGASKSSSLVAVSTGLLASMTEEEVEAVLAHEIAHIKNGDMVTLTLIQGVVNTFVFFLARVVGYLVDSFLRRNDDEEASSGPGIGYMVTVIVCEIVFGILASAIVMYFSRQREFRADAGAAQLMGSRQPMIAALYRLGGMEPGALPQGMAASGISGGKGGLMALFASHPSIEERVSALQTRS
- the nhaR gene encoding transcriptional activator NhaR, producing MRELLNYKHLHYFWAVAREGGVNRAAERLGMSAQTVSGQISKLERALGKALFTQQGRNLVLTEAGRVALQYADQIFMLGETLQETLEDETLGSTIRLAAGITDVLPKTVSYRLLEPVLTGEQRVRLICTEGAFDELLAELALHRLDVVLADRPVPAGGQQPFVSTLLARCPVMIFGTAELCGRYRHDFPRSLARAPMLLPTRDNVLRSQLEQWFEAENIKPDIVGEFEDGALLKTFGRQGVGLFPAPSFQVDDITRQFEVEVAGEVSGVFEHYYAIANRRKLQHSAVEVLMRSGSEARESDPSRTA
- a CDS encoding DUF2339 domain-containing protein, with product MFGLQRETEALRRELAALKGQAVETEEPAEPVPAVEATIEATPPFIEEEAAMPPGEAVAPKSPPPTPVAVSVEPEAIREPVIPLWQRLLAGNLLAKIGVVLLFFGVASALRLAADYGLLPVPLRLLLGTLAGGAMIGFGWNRVHKGVQPTFGIALQGGGFAILYLIVYFMHVRYGMFGATSAFLLFALLGVACVLFAVAQDGVVLASFGLAGAFAAPVLAATGSNNPTPLFAYFALLNTFIVGVSWFKNWRLLNVTGFLMTIGVGMAWAIEHYRADYHGISQAFLIFFWGLYSAMPALMALFRAPGWAGWSDGTLVFGTPLIGFALQSQLAADRYELAWAALAAALYYLALWALLFRRRDEALRLLERCQLGLGIAFGTLVAPLAFGVQVTAAFWSLEGVAVLWFGVVQRRRLAMVSGSGLQVAAAAYFLYGLPQMQTGLPVINDIFLGLVMLAGAGLASARLLRRFDERVAAPVLLWAFFWWGLAGWSESERHLPLVHSIPVTLTYIALSLIALEIFGRRSAWNAARHLSLLLLPVLWLAAGAAWLHGQHMLSGLMVLALPLSLAGHYWLLARQQTDGMALWPAVRHLGAFWLGMLLVSVELAWLGDRLAPGVTLWPVLALAVGPLGGVWLAVAGARRGLPPVAAAPFVYRGPGALLPVAWLVLWLLWTGFAHDGGGSGLPYVPLLNPFDLVQLATLATLYRWLRGFEAEPWPGLPLPRANWVGVLAFVWISCLAGRIAHHWGGVPFEPDALWHSTLLQAMLTLLWTTTAIAAMIRAAGIGLRWLWQLGFALLAVVGAKLLFVDLANAGTLLWTGSLIGVALLVLAASYFAPVPPAGEKRGGTADQDGRLGG
- a CDS encoding MFS transporter, with protein sequence MSSQFGLLKSRRFAPFFGTQFLGAFNDNLFKNALVVLLTFQTSQWTSLKAEVLANLAAGIFILPFFLFSATAGQLADKYDKARLARLVKVLEMVIMVVAAAGFWLHSLAVLLSALFLLGLHSTLFGPVKYAILPQHLHETELVGGNALVEAGTFVAILIGTLAGGLLAGAVEHPAWIAMGGLLVALLGFLTSLRIPAAPAPDAGLQVNPNPFTETWRNIGFARQNRTVFLSILGISWFWLYGALFLAQFPAYAKNVLGGNESVVTLLLATFTVGIGVGSLLCERMSGKRIEIGLVPFGSIGLTLFGIDLAFASPSALPAGAPLGLGALLGEPWAWRVLFDLVMLGMFGGFFIVPLYALVQLRSSPAHRARIIAANNIANALFMVVGALAAAGLLGAGLSIPALFGIAALCNAAVAIYIYGLVPEFMLRFLAWLLIHAAYRLEKKGLEHIPVEGPALVICNHVSFVDPVIIMGASPRPIRFVMDHRIFKTPILNYIFRHSGAIPIAPAKEDPEMMERAFAEVAKALEAGDLVGIFPEGRITDNGELYPFRPGITRILEANPVPVIPLALQGLWGSFFSRIDGQAMKTPFRRGFFSRIALIGAPPVAPEDAAPDHLQTLVGELRGERR
- a CDS encoding helix-turn-helix transcriptional regulator → MSKYIDMKNDYTQAIPPEWYAMSKVFVALGDEHRQRILLLFEPGDRLTVGQIAEVSTLSRPTVSHHLKILREAGVLQSEKQGKEVYCWINKAFLEESLSAVLTYLREAT
- a CDS encoding response regulator transcription factor; the encoded protein is MMNPANTPIEAVAESRHDLIFVVEDEPEISRLICRTLQEYGFDVRSFRTGQELLGALASARPRLCLVDLGLPDIDGMELVGRLWKTHDCPVLILTGRSHVADRVVGLETGADDYIVKPFEPRELIARIRVILRRYARSTEPEPATAARCARFAGWRFDPDSNRLTSPAGHAVELSVSEARLLAALLQRPNRILTREQLAGRSDLDPLDRSIDVRISRLRQKLEDSPASPTLIKTIYGAGYLFAAGVAWD